One genomic region from Rattus norvegicus strain BN/NHsdMcwi chromosome 10, GRCr8, whole genome shotgun sequence encodes:
- the Unkl gene encoding putative E3 ubiquitin-protein ligase UNKL isoform X7: protein MRPPSFPGSALDLRLSDINIASLDKDLEEQDLGLTGPRSLAGSAPVTIPGSLPRSPSLHSSSSLSTSPLSSLSQSLSGPLVSSAMTPPQQPPPLRSEPATLGSTASSYSSLGLNGVPGSIWDFVSGSFSPSPSPILNSGPSASSSASPNSAELARVRRQLDEAKRKIRQWEESWQQVKQACDAWQREAQEAKERARVADSDRQLALQRKEEVEAQVKQLQEELEGLGLSSLPGLRSLGDISDIPLPKLHSLQSQLRLDLEAVDGVIFQLRAKQCVACQERAHGTVLRPCQHRVLCEPCAASTPECPYCKGQPLPW from the exons ATGcgtcctccctccttcccag GTTCTGCCTTAGATCTTCGTCTTAGTGACATAAACATCGCGTCCTTAGATAAAGACTTAGAAGAGCAGGACCTTGGACTGACAG gTCCCAGGTCGCTGGCAGGCTCAGCACCCGTCACCATTCCGGGCTCCCTGCCCCGCTCGCCATCCTTGCACTCGTCCTCATCCCTGTCCACCTCCCCACTCAGCTCGCTCTCCCAGTCCCTGTCGGGGCCACTCGTCTCCTCGGCCATGACGCCCCCCCAGCAGCCACCACCCCTCCGGTCGGAGCCGGCTACGCTGGGCTCTACAGCCTCATCTTACAGCTCTTTAG GTTTGAACGGCGTCCCTGGGAGCATCTGGGACTTTGTTTCTGGCAGCTTCTCTCCTAGCCCATCCCCCATTCTGAACTCTGGCCCTTCGGCTTCCTCAAGTGCAAGTCCAAACAGTGCTGAGCTGGCACGGGTCAGGCGACAGCTGGATGAGGCCAAGAGGAAGATCAGGCAGTGGGAAGAATCTTGGCAGCAAGTGAAGCAG GCCTGTGATGCCTGGCAGAGAGAGGCTCAGGAGGCCAAGGAAAGAGCCCGTGTGGCGGACAGTGACCGGCAGCTGGCCttgcagaggaaagaagaggTGGAGGCCCAGGTGAAGCAGCTGCAGGAAGAATTAGAGGGCCTGGGTTTGTCCTCACTGCCAGGGCTTCGGAGCTTGGGTGATATCAGTGACATCCCTCTCCCCAAGCTGCATTCTCTCCAGAGCCAGCTGCGATTGGACTTGGAGGCTGTGGATGGG GTGATCTTCCAACTCCGTGCCAAACAGTGTGTGGCCTGCCAGGAGCGGGCCCATGGCACTGTCCTGCGGCCCTGCCAGCACCGTGTCTTATGCGAACCATGTGCAGCCAGTACCCCTGAGTGCCCCTACTGCAAGGGCCAGCCCCTCCCATGGTAA
- the Unkl gene encoding putative E3 ubiquitin-protein ligase UNKL isoform X8 yields the protein MRPPSFPGSALDLRLSDINIASLDKDLEEQDLGLTGLNGVPGSIWDFVSGSFSPSPSPILNSGPSASSSASPNSAELARVRRQLDEAKRKIRQWEESWQQVKQACDAWQREAQEAKERARVADSDRQLALQRKEEVEAQVKQLQEELEGLGLSSLPGLRSLGDISDIPLPKLHSLQSQLRLDLEAVDGVIFQLRAKQCVACQERAHGTVLRPCQHRVLCEPCAASTPECPYCKGQPLPW from the exons ATGcgtcctccctccttcccag GTTCTGCCTTAGATCTTCGTCTTAGTGACATAAACATCGCGTCCTTAGATAAAGACTTAGAAGAGCAGGACCTTGGACTGACAG GTTTGAACGGCGTCCCTGGGAGCATCTGGGACTTTGTTTCTGGCAGCTTCTCTCCTAGCCCATCCCCCATTCTGAACTCTGGCCCTTCGGCTTCCTCAAGTGCAAGTCCAAACAGTGCTGAGCTGGCACGGGTCAGGCGACAGCTGGATGAGGCCAAGAGGAAGATCAGGCAGTGGGAAGAATCTTGGCAGCAAGTGAAGCAG GCCTGTGATGCCTGGCAGAGAGAGGCTCAGGAGGCCAAGGAAAGAGCCCGTGTGGCGGACAGTGACCGGCAGCTGGCCttgcagaggaaagaagaggTGGAGGCCCAGGTGAAGCAGCTGCAGGAAGAATTAGAGGGCCTGGGTTTGTCCTCACTGCCAGGGCTTCGGAGCTTGGGTGATATCAGTGACATCCCTCTCCCCAAGCTGCATTCTCTCCAGAGCCAGCTGCGATTGGACTTGGAGGCTGTGGATGGG GTGATCTTCCAACTCCGTGCCAAACAGTGTGTGGCCTGCCAGGAGCGGGCCCATGGCACTGTCCTGCGGCCCTGCCAGCACCGTGTCTTATGCGAACCATGTGCAGCCAGTACCCCTGAGTGCCCCTACTGCAAGGGCCAGCCCCTCCCATGGTAA